A genomic stretch from Scatophagus argus isolate fScaArg1 chromosome 19, fScaArg1.pri, whole genome shotgun sequence includes:
- the ostm1 gene encoding osteopetrosis-associated transmembrane protein 1, with translation MSAPRNSLFWVLLVLNIYAVVPSDGVNLTVSDSADKLKQIPSLSLAPSLVVNSPLFKPVVDSDFSINLLFFLPEDLEINAYCSELLRIFGRRYVDSVNCLIPAARPVTVCQNCFSSYGSLKDIYMNISSDQVGPGSVNCSESLLHSDRLMLVYLLYSNLEDVWSKSNCNNCITKGFQSLTNDTLYFMATLNLTLTCFDKYKQGNHTELCKNCKSTYRRLSELYGRMETNQTMCIDIEDSMNATRRLWSNTFNCSVPREETVPVIAVSSFMLFLPIIFYLSSFLHSEQKKRKLIHPKRAKSYSSPMNIQDKQS, from the exons ATGTCTGCGCCcagaaacagtttgttttgggttttattaGTACTTAATATTTACGCTGTTGTGCCGAGCGACGGAGTAAACCTCACCGTTTCAGATTCAGCGGATAAACTAAAACAAATCCCGTCTTTGAGTCTTGCTCCTTCTCTTGTGGTTAACTCGCCTCTATTTAAACCTGTGGTGGATTCTGACTTCTCGataaatctgttgtttttcctccctgaAGACCTGGAGATCAATGCCTACTGCAGCGAGCTGCTTCGCATATTTGGACGGCGGTACGTCGACTCTGTGAACTGCTTGATTCCTGCTGCTCGACCTGTTACAGTTTGCCAGAACTGTTTTTCCAGTTATGGCAGTCTTAAGGACATATATATGAACATCTCATCCGACCAG gtggGTCCTGGCAGTGTGAACTGCAGCGAAAGTCTTCTGCACAGTGATCGGCTCATGCTGGTTTATCTGCTCTACAGCAACCTGGAGGACGTTTGGAGCAAATCTAACTGTAACA ACTGTATCACCAAAGGATTCCAGAGCCTGACAAATGACACGCTGTACTTCATGGCCACCCTCAACTTAACTCTCACCTGCTTTGATAAGTATAAACAG GGAAACCACACAGAGCTGTGCAAAAACTGTAAGAGCACATACAGACGCCTGAGCGAGCTGTATGGCAGAATGGAGACGAATCAGACTATGTGTATCGATATAGAGGATTCG ATGAATGCGACCCGCAGACTGTGGAGCAACACTTTCAATTGTTCCGTCCCCCGTGAGGAGACGGTGCCTGTCATCGCTGTGTCCAGTTTCATGCTCTTTCTGCCCATCATCTTCTACTTGAGCAGCTTCCTTCACTCTGAACAAAAGAAACGCAAGCTCATACACC CCAAGCGGGCAAAGTCATACAGCAGCCCGATGAACATCCAGGACAAACAGAGCTGA
- the drc1 gene encoding dynein regulatory complex protein 1, with protein MPGVFLPQFAFSFQVSLITPQRIINLQRDMSMLVTNIQTSADAKESMRRKELEEARRLRLERLENEVKSSQEKFEEITRGWSIAKQKVIPQELQEALNYQQELCAALIENKKKVINELQQELKVADDCYVKDLRKQTEELDLLMERMEDQIKILTKAYREELAQIQRVYQQECEVLLTRDKTEWEQYMKELLDKELERLMQRKKKVEEYEAVIQTLMLENTDKCSLTQAEQSAKFQVMEREHQQMKGTRMIMKLKQKKQEYEAVSSNFNLAHIKRRIFSLQTEWKNLSRKCNSQEKQFTKRNQLLCEDYKRNIQQYEGVQKKIKHFAATDSKRFEEMWLMIEGEVKQLVERALVIDSQIYTELGLSWERPPMPFMGHSGPIRPKKQALPNNQRVMDASVGPKLESAIESRDTEMHKERTAVQSESSAEEGNLLMETVKKVMEMLCDEAGFLMDDQLLNLLAPLGKEEQTLVKLCSLLHSLGIEEEDFPKLVHFLIKYKHQHQREQTEDICVEFGESSDSIEEVGTNSMTSEVLDPDHVMPALKSFLEQLRRSRHTSARQLSSLQRLEARDSSEDKAYWESMGNIISKDKLKLWDATEDRLTQYLSVLTDISELIPECQSLEQQNKDLRRLLQQTLNSRVTTELEVP; from the exons atgccaggagtttttttgccacagtttgcttttagttttcaaGTCTCA CTGATCACTCCTCAGAGGATAATCAACCTACAGAGAGATATGTCGATGTTAGTGACCAACATCCAAACTTCAGCTGATGCCAAGGAGTCAATGCGAAggaaagagctggaggaggctcGCAGACTTCG ATTGGAGCGGCTGGAGAATGAGGTCAAATCCAGCCAAGAGAAATTTGAGGAGATCACAAGGGGGTGGTCCATTGCTAAGCAGAAGGTGATTCCTCAAGAGCTGCAGGAGGCCCTAAACTACCAGCAGGAGTTATGTGCTGCTCTCatagaaaacaagaaaaaagtcaTAAATGAACTTCAACAg GAGCTGAAGGTTGCAGATGATTGCTATGTTAAGGACTTGAGGAAGCAAACAGAGGAGCTGGATCTGTTGATGGAAAGGATGGAGGACCAGATCAAAATCCTTACAAAAGCCTACAGAGAAGAGCTGGCCCAGATTCAG AGAGTTTATCAGCAGGAATGTGAAGTCTTACTGACAAGGGACAAGACTGAATGGGAACAATACATGAAGGAGCTTTTGGACAAAGAG TTGGAGAGactgatgcagaggaagaaaaaggtgGAAGAGTACGAAGCTGTAATTCAGACACTCATGCTGGAGAATACCGACAAGTGCAGCCTCACCCAGGCAGAACAGAGTGCAAAGTTTCAG GTTATGGAGAGAGAACATCAACAGATGAAGGGCACCAGGATGATCATGAAGCTCAAACAAAAGAAGCAAGAGTATGAGGCAGTGTCATCCAACTTTAATCTGGCCCATATAAAGAGAAGGATCTTCAG tctgcaGACGGAGTGGAAAAACCTTTCGCGTAAGTGCAACAGTCAGGAGAAACAGTTTACCAAGAGGAACCAGCTTTTGTGCGAGGACTACAAACGCAACATCCAGCAATATGAAGGCGTACAGAAGAAAATCAA GCACTTTGCAGCCACTGATTCCAAAAGATTTGAGGAGATGTGGTTAATGATTGAAGGAGAGGTGAAGCAACTTGTAGAGAGGGCTTTGGTCATTGACTCGCAGATCTACACGGAACTTGGCTTGTCCTGGGAGCGACCACCTATGCCATTCATGGGGCACTCTGGTCCCATCCGACCAAAGAAACAAGCTTTACCAAATAACCAAAGAGTGATGGATGCCTCAGTTGGGCCCAAGCTGGAGAGTGCCATTGAGAGCAGGGATACGGAAATGCACAAGGAAAGGACAGCAGTGCAGAGTGAGAGCAGTGCAGAGGAGGGGAACTTGTTGATGGAGACGGTGAAGAAAGTGATGGAGATGCTGTGTGATGAGGCG GGTTTCCTGATGGACGACCAGCTGCTGAACCTGCTGGCTCCCCTGGGGAAGGAGGAACAGACTCTTGTGAAGCTGTGCTCTCTTCTTCAT tcTTTGGGGATTGAAGAGGAGGATTTTCCCAAGTTGGTTCATTTCTTAATAAAGtacaaacatcagcatcagaGAGAGCAGACTGAG GATATTTGTGTCGAGTTCGGTGAATCCAGTGACAGCATAGAGGAAGTGGGGACCAACTCTATGACCTCTGAAGTCCTTGATCCTGATCATGTTATGCCCGCCCTAAAGAGTTTCCTCGAGCAGCTCAGAAGGTCCAG GCACACCTCAGCCCGCCAACTTTCCAGCTTGCAGCGCTTGGAAGCCCGGGATTCTTCAGAGGATAAAGCCTACTGGGAGAGTATGGGCAACATAATCTCCAAGGACAAATTGAAGCTCTGGGATGCAACAGAGGACAGACTAACGCAGTACCT TTCGGTCTTGACAGACATCTCTGAGCTCATCCCTGAGTGTCAGAGTCTggagcagcagaacaaagaTCTGCGGCGGCTGCTGCAACAGACTCTCAACTCAAGA GTCACCACAGAACTGGAGGTACCCTAA